The DNA region AAATAAGATCTCCcaaatgctggggggggggggggggcagacaagGACAACAGCCAAGGATTGACACGCCtggaaatagattttaaaaaacccaggagCCGAGCCCCGTATCTCTGCCCCACTTCAGCCTATGGGTGCCAAGTGTTTTAAGTGTGGGCAAATATTAGTTTTCCTTCGCAGAACCAATAAGCAAGAAAAGGGGCAGGAATGTTGCTCTGGAGGAAATCTTAGCGCCAGCATTTGGAGGGAAACtggcttctctcttctttcttccccagAAGGAAGTTAAAAATCGATTGATGATGCCCCCAGAGACACCaccccaataaaggagaatatttgtagctctggattgaaatgagggatccctGGTGCTCTTTCGGCTTGGTGGCTTTTTTCTGGCAGgcttttcatgacccaaactagtaGCATTATCAGTGCTGTAAGGAGTATTGATAGCAAACTCCACTCCtaagagcactgatgatgttacctactatggtaatgaaacgtctgcaagaaaacaaccaagttcagagagcaccaaggaccccctcaaacTTCACCCCAAGGttcaataagagccgaggtggtgcagtggttagggtgcagtactgcaggctacttcagctgactgacagttcggcggttctaatctcaccggctcagggttgactcagccttccatccttccgaggtgggtgaaatgaggacccggattgtgggggcgatatgctgactctgtaaactgcttagagagggctgaaagccctatgaagcggcatataagtctaactgctattgctattgctattgaataaaGATCCAGCAAAATGAGAATCTGTCAGGCTGGGAAAGGAAGTCAGTAATGGAATGGACAGAGCCCCCTTTACACCTGCcttactccctccccccccccaaaaaaacacctGGCAGATCTGCAGGGAGGATGCCCCCGTGTTTGATGCCTCTTGGAAGCTACCAGGCCAGGCCTACCTTAGTGATCAGCAGATACCGAATGGCCCCTGGAATAGGATCCCGAATCACGTCCGCCAACAGCTCCTCGGAGGGACTCGCTGCCTTCACAGGGAGACCTTTTAGAAACCTAAAAGGAGAGGATGAAGGGAAAACCCTTGGGTTAAAATTTGGGGCCATCCCGACACCCGCAAGGAAAACATTAATTCCAGTTAACGTATTTTTGTGTGCGTATGTGTTTTTTTAGTCAacatcatgttgtattattaagtaattacatcaattcatcttaccatcaactaccaaaggaaaaaaaaagaccagttattggctcttctgctctccatacaccatatttataccttatccgatactttcttcccccctctctcctctccctttctacatcctgtcctccctccatcattttctactctacttccccttcctttctccttctcctctctccccttaccactcctccttatacacctcatcttccccctttcaccctctctcctgtccctctcttcctatctttcttctctcctctgcttcccactcttctactcctgtcttccctccatcattttctactctacttccccttcctttctccttctcctctctcttcattccactcctccttatgctcctcatcttccccccttcaccctctctcctgtccctctcttcctatctttcttctctcctctgcttcccactcttctacatcctgtcttccctccatccttttctactctacttccccttcctttctccttctcctctctccccttaccactcctccttatacacctcatcttccccctttcaccctctctcctgtccctctcttcctatctttcttctctcctctgcttcccactcttctactcctgtcttccctccatcattttctactctacttccccttcctttctccttctcctctctcttcattccactcctccttatgctcctcatcttccccctttcaccctctctcctatccctctcttcctatctttcttctctcctctgcttcccactcttctacatcctgtcttccctccatcattttctactctacttccccttcctttctccttctcctctctccccttaccactcctccttatacacctcatcttccccctttcaccctctctcctgtccctctcttcctatctttcttctctcctctgcttcccactcttctacatcctgtcttccctccatcatccttttctactctacttccccttcctttctccttctcctctctccccttaccactcctccttatacacctcatcttcccccctcaccctctctcctgtccctctcttcctatctttcttctctcctctgcttcccactcttcctctcattcacttggtgtatttcagcttctgagcaaactcccttttgtgttgatggtatttataattccattccaatatacataaaaaaagaaaaaatagcagtatacatatacaatcataataccttaaaatccaacacccctcctccaacctcccccctctcccccaacccccccaaccttccccccctgacttcccagaaccaatacaaggtataaatctttaacaaaaacagttcaaaatatgcttaaaggaaaattagaaaattaataacgtctttgaatggagcttagctcctccttgctaggctaactataataTTTTTGTGTTTATATATTTGTGTTATTGCTAGCAACCCCTTCAGACAGTAagatgggcagcctataaatctaataataaataaatgattaaagaaaaaaagagatggggCTGAAGGAGCCAAAACCAAGGCAGCAAAATCGGAAGAACATTTTCCTAAAGAAAACAGTTTGgatattagagccaaggtggcgcagtggttaaatgcagcactgcaggctactgctagatcagcagttcagcggttcaaatctcaccggctcagggttgactcagccttccatccttccgaggtgggtaaaatgaggacccggattgttgttgggggcaatatgctgactctctgtaaaccgcttagagagggctgaaagccctatgaagcggtatataagtctactgctattgctattgctatttgcaaatGGCTTCAAAAGAGCCAAAACCTCAACCTCTTGTTTTCTGACAGAATCCGTCCTTTTGAATCGTCTCCAACAAGCGTTGACAATTGCTGAATCTGGGTAGTTTTGAACACTCCTGATTACCAAAAGTAAGTATGCCGCCACTTTGGTCTTTGACCTATGATTTTTCAGCACACCTCACTTAGATTATTGTTTTAACAGAAAAGTGGATATAGGATTAACTAATTATATATGTGGCACTAGTTCCACACAGTTAAGATTTTTCACATAGAGCAGTTTCCTGCCAGGAGTATTTGGGTTGGCTCTCCTGAGGAAGGAACCTCTTCAAATAtcaagaaataattttttttaaggcaaaaaaaaaaaatcaagacggGAATAATCACAAACACTTGCAGGAAGGATTATAAACAAAGACCCCTTCTGTTACTTTTCAAAAAGCAGTTTGGGGACAGTTTCAGGGAACGCATGGGGTGTTACTCTGACTTCCCACATAAGCAGCAAAGCTGGGCTCACTCACTGATCTCCGTTACTCTTGGGGGGGAAGCTGCGTTGGACCACCCCCACAAATTCCTCCAGGGTCTCATCCAGCAGGAAAAGGACGGCGTTGGGACCAGCATCGAACGTGTAGGCCACCtgtcagaaaaagagaaaagatatctttcttttgtatattaaatggctcaatgatgatgtaatgaacaattgatatacatatgaattgaaatacttaaccactatatggattaataattaataatggaaaactattcttggaactctggatgattggtgacattatggtcaattgaaagtATGAACGTATATTATAAATGAATggaaattctttgttctaatctccgcttttttttctccttggagataggtgatattataatactttaaagacttactgttatttgatagataattatgaattcaaggaaataaggattgttacaaatgaaagagtattaatggtaatttgaacacataatgctcaatgacagcgaaatattcagtgatgtttaatgcaaaaccagcgatgttattcttaatcttaagaattgatgcacaaaaacttgtaaccaaacaacatgatgaaatggaggaaagttgttctttttcttgcttttgttttgtatgtgtttttttttttaagaaaaagaataaaaatatatattttttaaaaaagaaaaagataaaagatttctttttctctagCCACAATCCGTGTGTAAATATTTTCTATATGGCtatagtattattatttattttgcacgTACACTGGGATCTTCTggcaaatcccttgtgtgtccaattctCACTTGGCCAAATAAGGAATTTGATTCGATTCGATCCTTTGACCAGCTGGCCAAAAACGAGATTCGCCAGCCTTCCCCCAGGGCCCCCCTGGCCCCATCCCGACACTGCAGCTCCCTACATACTTTGGTTTCCCCGTGGTGGGCGTTGAAGCGGTGCACCAGGGCGATGATTTGCTTGGAGGTGTCGTTGAGGTAGAAGATGGGCGGGAAGGTGTCCATGCAGGTGGCGTGGAACTGGTTGCTGTCCTTCATGGTGAGCTGACCGAAGGCCTCAAAATCCCTCTGCCGGATGTGGTGGATCATCTGGGCCATGCGCTCTGGCACCACAGCCTCCGCACGgtgctggaagaggaggaggaggaggcttcaGAGAAAGGACTGGacggccatctgtcagaaatggcgtagggtctccggcttgggtgggggttggactagatgatctacaaggtcccttccagcactgtAAATTaaacaactgggggggggggcttaaggGAGCTCAACATTATATATGTAACAAGGTGTGGGGGGGGAGACCTTAGGAAAAGCATTGGGGGGGTCAATGGATCAGTCTGGACTGATGGGGAGACGCCAAGATTCCCTCTCAACGGAGCTCAGGGAAGTGAAGTCTTCATCTCAGGCTTTTCCATGTTCTCTAccggtagtcctcagcttatgacctcCATTCAGACTGGAATTTCCACTGGTAAGCGAGGCAGTTGAGtgagcccttcatggtattggacctgggtacttgagagaccgcctgctgccaattacctccaacagaccgattagatcccacagattaggcctcctccgaattccatccactggccaatgccgattggctaccacccggaggagggccttctctgtggctgctccgggcctctggaacgagctccccgtggagattcaaaccctcaccaccctccaggctttccgcaaagcccttaaaacctggctgttctgacaggcctggggctgatgagttcctgtccccgctcgaatggtgtggctgttgattgttttttaaaattgtggtgttgtgttgtcccttgtctttctttttttccatttgtaaacccacccccccaccccgacttggtttgtgagccgccctgagtccctctgggaatagggcagcatagaaatacaaCAAAATCGAAAATCGAAATCAAGTCACAGCCAAGGCCATAAATCATTTTCTTCCAGTGCCATAACTTtaaacggtcattaaacaaattggCTGTGAAGCCCAGGACATTCAGGCTGGTCAGCGGCAACTGTCCCAAACGAAACAACTGAATGAGGGGGACTTGAGGTTTGGCCCTGCCTTAGTTTCCCTTCTGGATTCACCTGAACAGCCGAGAGAAACCGTTTGCCTGAGACACTGAAATCCACGTTGGCTTCAGAAGGTGACCGTCAGAGAGGTGGGGGGCCCAAGGAGCCCCAGGTGGGGCATTTCCAGGGCGTCTGAGGGGGTGGAAGGGAAGCGGCAATCTGGGAAAAGCTCCAAAGGGGGGCCTGGGGATGAGGGAGGGGGGCTCTGTGACCGGGCAGCTGCGTCTCCTACCTTCAACAGGAGGCTGGTCTTCACACTGCTCTGCATTCCAGCTGTGCTGCCCACCaccttcttctctgcactcaccTGTcacggagggaggaggaggaggaagaggaggaagaggaacaatGGGGGAGGACGCAGGAAGCACCTCCAGAAGGGGCCTCCTCCTGCCTCCCCCAACTCCCTAAGCAACTGGGCCGGCCCAACCACGAGGCAGCCACAGTTTCCCTGGGGGGACGGACCCCAGACTCACCACCAGAATCAGGACCCGCAGCTCCGGCCAGTGCGTCTCTGGCGCCACCTGTTGGGCCACGCTGTCTTTGCCGTCGGCATCGTCCCCCATCACCCACTGCACGAAGCCCCCAAACATACTTCGGCAGGCGCTCCCAGAGCCCTGGCGAGCGATTTCGGACAGGTCCCCCTCCACGCCATAGAGCCGGGCCAGGGTGTAGACTGGAAGGGAAGCGGGAGGGCAGCCGGTTCCACAGCAGAACTTTCCCCCCCCCGGGGGGCGTGCCCTTAGGAGGTTCGGGGGCAGAACTCCCCAAACAAAAGGTCCCTGGGCTGTGGCATATGGGAGGTGGAGTCCAGCCCAGATTAGAACTGGACGTGGCAGTCCTTGAGAAAGGGATCGGCAGGCTGGCGTAATCCACAAAGCACAACTGCAGAACGCAGAAGAGTCCACGGATGGCTTGGTGGAagcaccttggggggggggggcgctagaGGGGGTCTCCTGGAGGCAGGCATGGCTGCCCAGATGCCATG from Thamnophis elegans isolate rThaEle1 chromosome 14, rThaEle1.pri, whole genome shotgun sequence includes:
- the LOC116517415 gene encoding diphosphomevalonate decarboxylase-like, coding for MSPPVAGEKRPVVVTCTAPVNIAVIKYWGKRDEKLILPINSSLSVTLHQDQLKTTTTATLSRDFTEDRLWLNGEPADIEHARLQSCLREIRRLARKRRGERSGGDEGDPPPLSYKVHIASENNFPTAAGLASSAAGYACLVYTLARLYGVEGDLSEIARQGSGSACRSMFGGFVQWVMGDDADGKDSVAQQVAPETHWPELRVLILVVSAEKKVVGSTAGMQSSVKTSLLLKHRAEAVVPERMAQMIHHIRQRDFEAFGQLTMKDSNQFHATCMDTFPPIFYLNDTSKQIIALVHRFNAHHGETKVAYTFDAGPNAVLFLLDETLEEFVGVVQRSFPPKSNGDQFLKGLPVKAASPSEELLADVIRDPIPGAIRYLLITKPGPGPSVVDDGSCHLLGEDGMPGSSR